A single region of the Brachypodium distachyon strain Bd21 chromosome 3, Brachypodium_distachyon_v3.0, whole genome shotgun sequence genome encodes:
- the LOC100831246 gene encoding protein O-glucosyltransferase 1 isoform X1 — protein sequence MATAAAAIPDTRRWSKGGPSSPVTTAIFLFFFVVGVGVLVSARWITTTTHLAITNLDQWRTKPAILTATHTVSIPATPTGPAPPRPAYSLSCPAPPLTRDPAIASNISQTLSLALSSNGTCASVPDPPPLPPTAATNSSCPAYFRFIHEDLHPWRAAGGITRAMLDRARATANFRLVVLRGRAYIELIAPAFQTRDLFTIWGILQLLRRYPGRVPDLDLMFDCVDWPVVRADQYEGENATAMPPLFRYCGDNETLDVVFPDWSFWGWAEINIKPWDALRKDLDAGNRRVRWVDREPYAYWKGNPDVAAIRQELVKCNVSSKQEWNARIYKQDWIKESKAGYKKSDLASQCTHRYKIYIEGSAWSVSEKYILACDSMTLVITPKYYDFFSRVLLPTKHYWPVRADSKCSSIKYAVDWGNSHKKKAQQIGKQASNFIQQELSMDYIYDYMFHLLTEYAKLLRFKPTKPPEAVEVCPESLACQAIGRERKFMEDSMVKSANVAGPCDLPPPFSPKEFKDLHRRKEKSMKQVETWEQNASKPEDSNQ from the exons ATGGCCACGGCTGCCGCTGCAATACCGGACACACGGCGATGGAGCAAGGGCGGCCCTTCGTCACCGGTGACGACCGCCatattcctcttcttcttcgtcgtcggcgtcggcgtcctcGTCTCCGCCCGTTGGATCACCACCACC ACTCATTTGGCAATCACCAATCTGGATCAGTGGCGCACAAAGCCG GCAATCCTGACCGCCACGCATACCGTCTCCATCCCAGCGACCCCCACcggcccggcgccgccgcgccccgccTATTCCCTCTCctgcccggcgccgccgctcacCCGCGATCCTGCCATCGCCAGCAACATCTCGCAGACTCTCTCCCTCGCGCTCTCCTCCAACGGCACCTGCGCTTCTGTCCCCGACCCCCCACCCCTTCCCCCCACCGCGGCCACCAACTCCTCCTGCCCCGCCTACTTCCGCTTCATCCACGAGGACCTCCACCCATGGCGCGCCGCGGGGGGCATCACGCGCGCGATGCTCGAccgcgcccgcgccaccgccaACTTCCGCCTCGTCGTGCTCCGCGGCCGCGCCTACATCGAGCTCATCGCGCCGGCCTTCCAGACGCGTGACCTCTTCACCATCTGGGGTATCCTCCAGCTGCTCCGCCGCTACCCTGGCCGGGTCCCCGACCTCGACCTCATGTTCGACTGCGTAGACTGGCCCGTTGTCCGTGCCGACCAGTACGAGGGGGAGAACGCCACCGCCATGCCGCCGCTTTTCAGATACTGCGGCGACAACGAGACGCTCGACGTCGTCTTCCCGGACTGGTCTTTCTGGGGCTG GGCGGAGATCAACATAAAGCCATGGGATGCGCTGCGGAAAGATTTGGATGCTGGCAATAGGAGGGTGAGATGGGTAGATAGAGAACCTTACGCTTACTGGAAAGGAAATCCAGATGTCGCAGCTATACGGCAAGAGCTGGTTAAGTGTAATGTTTCCAGTAAGCAAGAATGGAATGCACGGATTTACAAGCAG GATTGGATCAAAGAGAGCAAGGCAGGATATAAAAAATCAGATCTGGCCAGTCAATGTACCCACAG GTACAAGATCTACATTGAAGGATCAGCATGGTCAGTCAGCGAGAAGTATATTCTTGCTTGTGATTCGATGACGCTGGTGATTACACCAAAATACTACGATTTCTTTTCAAGGGTGTTGTTGCCCACTAAGCACTATTGGCCAGTTCGAGCTGACAGCAAGTGCAGCTCCATAAAGTACGCTGTTGACTGGGGAAATTCTCACAAGAAAAAG GCAcaacaaataggaaagcaagcaagcaatttCATTCAGCAAGAACTTAGTATGGACTATATATACGACTACATGTTTCACCTCTTAACTGAGTATGCTAAGCTCCTAAGATTCAAGCCAACCAAGCCACCTGAAGCTGTTGAGGTCTGTCCCGAGTCTTTGGCCTGCCAAGCCATAGGCCGGGAGAGGAAGTTTATGGAAGACTCAATGGTGAAGTCTGCCAACGTTGCGGGCCCATGTGACCTGCCTCCTCCCTTCAGCCCTAAGGAATTCAAAGATCTACATAGGAGGAAAGAGAAGTCAATGAAGCAGGTTGAAACATGGGAGCAGAATGCTTCAAAGCCTGAGGATAGCAATCAGTGA
- the LOC100831246 gene encoding protein O-glucosyltransferase 1 isoform X2, with the protein MFFLLDRPEFLTHLAITNLDQWRTKPAILTATHTVSIPATPTGPAPPRPAYSLSCPAPPLTRDPAIASNISQTLSLALSSNGTCASVPDPPPLPPTAATNSSCPAYFRFIHEDLHPWRAAGGITRAMLDRARATANFRLVVLRGRAYIELIAPAFQTRDLFTIWGILQLLRRYPGRVPDLDLMFDCVDWPVVRADQYEGENATAMPPLFRYCGDNETLDVVFPDWSFWGWAEINIKPWDALRKDLDAGNRRVRWVDREPYAYWKGNPDVAAIRQELVKCNVSSKQEWNARIYKQDWIKESKAGYKKSDLASQCTHRYKIYIEGSAWSVSEKYILACDSMTLVITPKYYDFFSRVLLPTKHYWPVRADSKCSSIKYAVDWGNSHKKKAQQIGKQASNFIQQELSMDYIYDYMFHLLTEYAKLLRFKPTKPPEAVEVCPESLACQAIGRERKFMEDSMVKSANVAGPCDLPPPFSPKEFKDLHRRKEKSMKQVETWEQNASKPEDSNQ; encoded by the exons ATGTTTTTTCTCCTGGATCGACCTGAGTTCTTG ACTCATTTGGCAATCACCAATCTGGATCAGTGGCGCACAAAGCCG GCAATCCTGACCGCCACGCATACCGTCTCCATCCCAGCGACCCCCACcggcccggcgccgccgcgccccgccTATTCCCTCTCctgcccggcgccgccgctcacCCGCGATCCTGCCATCGCCAGCAACATCTCGCAGACTCTCTCCCTCGCGCTCTCCTCCAACGGCACCTGCGCTTCTGTCCCCGACCCCCCACCCCTTCCCCCCACCGCGGCCACCAACTCCTCCTGCCCCGCCTACTTCCGCTTCATCCACGAGGACCTCCACCCATGGCGCGCCGCGGGGGGCATCACGCGCGCGATGCTCGAccgcgcccgcgccaccgccaACTTCCGCCTCGTCGTGCTCCGCGGCCGCGCCTACATCGAGCTCATCGCGCCGGCCTTCCAGACGCGTGACCTCTTCACCATCTGGGGTATCCTCCAGCTGCTCCGCCGCTACCCTGGCCGGGTCCCCGACCTCGACCTCATGTTCGACTGCGTAGACTGGCCCGTTGTCCGTGCCGACCAGTACGAGGGGGAGAACGCCACCGCCATGCCGCCGCTTTTCAGATACTGCGGCGACAACGAGACGCTCGACGTCGTCTTCCCGGACTGGTCTTTCTGGGGCTG GGCGGAGATCAACATAAAGCCATGGGATGCGCTGCGGAAAGATTTGGATGCTGGCAATAGGAGGGTGAGATGGGTAGATAGAGAACCTTACGCTTACTGGAAAGGAAATCCAGATGTCGCAGCTATACGGCAAGAGCTGGTTAAGTGTAATGTTTCCAGTAAGCAAGAATGGAATGCACGGATTTACAAGCAG GATTGGATCAAAGAGAGCAAGGCAGGATATAAAAAATCAGATCTGGCCAGTCAATGTACCCACAG GTACAAGATCTACATTGAAGGATCAGCATGGTCAGTCAGCGAGAAGTATATTCTTGCTTGTGATTCGATGACGCTGGTGATTACACCAAAATACTACGATTTCTTTTCAAGGGTGTTGTTGCCCACTAAGCACTATTGGCCAGTTCGAGCTGACAGCAAGTGCAGCTCCATAAAGTACGCTGTTGACTGGGGAAATTCTCACAAGAAAAAG GCAcaacaaataggaaagcaagcaagcaatttCATTCAGCAAGAACTTAGTATGGACTATATATACGACTACATGTTTCACCTCTTAACTGAGTATGCTAAGCTCCTAAGATTCAAGCCAACCAAGCCACCTGAAGCTGTTGAGGTCTGTCCCGAGTCTTTGGCCTGCCAAGCCATAGGCCGGGAGAGGAAGTTTATGGAAGACTCAATGGTGAAGTCTGCCAACGTTGCGGGCCCATGTGACCTGCCTCCTCCCTTCAGCCCTAAGGAATTCAAAGATCTACATAGGAGGAAAGAGAAGTCAATGAAGCAGGTTGAAACATGGGAGCAGAATGCTTCAAAGCCTGAGGATAGCAATCAGTGA